CCGGGAATTTTAATGCCTACTTCCTTGGCGTATTCGAGCACCGTAATGGCGGTTACATCGTTGGCGGCCATGATGGCATCGGGGAATGGCGCCTTTGCAAACAAGCGGTACATGGTTTTACGGGCATTGTCGGCCGTTAACTCGTGATAAAACACCCAGTCTTTATGAATAGAGATCTTATGCTGGGTCATGGCCTTTTCAAAACCGGCAAAACGATCGATATAAATATTACAGGTAAGCGGTCCCGAGATATAGGCAATGCGTTTGCAACCTAACTGGATCAGGTGGGAGGCTGCCAGAAAGCCACCGCGAAAATCATCACCCTTTACAATACACGCGGGATAAGGCTGCACCGGCACCCGATCATAAAACAGTACCGGGATATCGTTCTCCGTTAAAATATCAAAATGACTGAAGTCGTTTGTAAATAAAGTGCAGGCGGCAATCACCGCATCAACCCGGGACGCATATAACGTTCGCGCCAGGTCTTTTTCCATTTCAATAGAATCGTTCGACTGGCAAATGATGAGGTTATAACCATGCGCATGCAAGCCGCTCTGGATAGTGGTGATCACTTCGGTATGCACAAACATCGAAAACTTTGGAACGATCAACCCTACCGTATTGGTTCTGTTGGTACGCAAGCCCGAAGCCATTATATTGCGGGTATACCCGGTTTTTTCAACAAAGGCCATTACCCGGTTACGGGTAGTGGTATGTACATGCGGGTGATTGTTCAGAACCCGGGAAATGGTTGCTGGCGATAATTTCAGCGCTTTGGCTAACTCCTGGATGGAATTCTTACTGGTCTGCTTGGGGGTCTTCATTGACTGCAATCGTTTACGGAAATTTCAATGGCTTAAGCGCTTCAAACTTGGTAAAAATTGATGGAATCGTTTTCAGAATAAGATGATTTATTTACTGAAACGTTTTCGTAAAAAAGCGGGCGGCAGGCGCAACTGTTTTTGTGTGGCAGTCCATCTTAAAGGGTTAAATTTAACGAGCGCCCGCCAATGACGCCGGGCAGGCTTCACCTAATTACTTACTGCTATATGAAAAAAACGATGCTTTTCCTGGCCATCCTTGGATGGCACCTGCAAACAACCGCACAGCAAAACCTGTTGAGTGCAAAGTATACTACCCAGCAATTGCAGGAAATACTAATACCGCTGGCCAAATGGACACCCTTTCCCCGCATTACCGACCGGGCCGGCTGGGTTAAGGTAGATGAGGCCACCATGCAGGGCTGCATAAAACAGGCTGCCGGTTATCTTACTTATCAATGGCCTTCCATTCCGGCCACCACTTCCCTGCTTATTGAGCGCACCGGCGACCGGGCCTCCTACGAACGAATCAGTTTTGAAAAACGCTTTGTGCTTGGCACGTTGATCATGGCCGAGGTATTTGAAAACAAAGGCCGGTTTATAGACCCCATTATCAATGGCATCTGGAGCATTTGTGAAGAATCGTGGTGGGGCGCCTCTGCTCACCTGCCGCGTGATAAGGACCACTCCGGACTGATGGATGTTTCGCAACCTTTTGTGGAACTGTTCGGCGCCGAAACGGTTACCTACCTGGCATGGGCTGATTACTTTTTGGGTGACAAACTGGATGCGGTATCGCCCCAGATCAGAAAACGCATTTACTATGAAACCAATAACCGCATCTTTCAACCGCTGATGAACAAACCGCATGGCTGGATGGCCGCCTCGGCAAACGGGCGTCCGCCAAACAACTGGAACCCGTGGATCTGTTCCAACTGGCTGAACGCCGCCCTGCTGCTGGAAAAAGACGCCACCAAACGCACGGCCATGGTAGCTAAACTACTGAATGTGCTGGACCAGTTTGTAAATCCCTATCCGCAGGATGGGGGTTGTGATGAGGGCCCGGGCTACTGGGGCGCCGCCGCGGCTTCGTTGTATGATAATATCTCCATGCTGAACCTGGCCACCAATAATGCCTTCACGTATGTATACGAAAATGAAAAAGTAAAGAATATGGCCCGCTTCATTTACCGGGCACAGATAAGCGAGCAATACTGGCTGGATTTTGCCGATGCCGATCCGCAACCGGGTATGGCTGCCAGTATGATCTACCGCTTTGGAAAAGACATTCACGATACCAGTATGATGCAGTTTGGCGCTTATTACCGCCGGCCTGATGATGGGCATATAGGCCGGTTCCATTTTTTCAGGAACCTGTTTGAAATGT
The Niastella koreensis GR20-10 genome window above contains:
- a CDS encoding heparinase II/III domain-containing protein, producing the protein MKKTMLFLAILGWHLQTTAQQNLLSAKYTTQQLQEILIPLAKWTPFPRITDRAGWVKVDEATMQGCIKQAAGYLTYQWPSIPATTSLLIERTGDRASYERISFEKRFVLGTLIMAEVFENKGRFIDPIINGIWSICEESWWGASAHLPRDKDHSGLMDVSQPFVELFGAETVTYLAWADYFLGDKLDAVSPQIRKRIYYETNNRIFQPLMNKPHGWMAASANGRPPNNWNPWICSNWLNAALLLEKDATKRTAMVAKLLNVLDQFVNPYPQDGGCDEGPGYWGAAAASLYDNISMLNLATNNAFTYVYENEKVKNMARFIYRAQISEQYWLDFADADPQPGMAASMIYRFGKDIHDTSMMQFGAYYRRPDDGHIGRFHFFRNLFEMFMQNEFQQSAQSLPLPADVWFPGIQVMIARDKNGSTDGLFVAAQGGHNDESHNHNDVGNYIVYYNGGPVLIDVGRGTYTRKTFSDKRYDIWFNCSDYHNTPTINGANQLPGAKYKAENVAYNKGKSFAELSLDISHAYAEQAAATSWQRSIRLNRGKNVVVKDIYKLNSTNSITEHLMTCYPAEVSKPGELVIHCTPQKGDPKDMVIQYNPKQMQPTVEKVALTSMEDVGVKEKWGDNIYRINFTVTAPRTNDAIELIIAPK
- a CDS encoding LacI family DNA-binding transcriptional regulator, with the protein product MKTPKQTSKNSIQELAKALKLSPATISRVLNNHPHVHTTTRNRVMAFVEKTGYTRNIMASGLRTNRTNTVGLIVPKFSMFVHTEVITTIQSGLHAHGYNLIICQSNDSIEMEKDLARTLYASRVDAVIAACTLFTNDFSHFDILTENDIPVLFYDRVPVQPYPACIVKGDDFRGGFLAASHLIQLGCKRIAYISGPLTCNIYIDRFAGFEKAMTQHKISIHKDWVFYHELTADNARKTMYRLFAKAPFPDAIMAANDVTAITVLEYAKEVGIKIPGDLRIVGYSNDPRSAIISPSITTIEQFPVKIGKVIVMEVLKRLKNDNGNDVLSPEPIIVPVELIRRMST